In one window of Paracoccus saliphilus DNA:
- a CDS encoding acetate--CoA ligase family protein, with translation MADLNRLLSPRAVTVIGGGTWCENVIRECRGLGFSGPIWPIHPTRDEVGGLPAYPGIDRLPGTPDAAFIGVNRALTVEIVGQLSDLGCGGAVCFAAGFREAAAELADGESLQGQLVAAAAAGMPILGPNCYGFVNALDGVALWPDMHGLRLVERGVAVIGQSSNVLINLTMQRRGLPLAAVIAAGNQAQVSMADAGIALLEDSRITALGLHIEGITDLPSFEALARRARELDKPIVALRVGASQQAQEAAVSHTASLTGSDAGARALLTRLSIAQVNSASELIETLKILHVTGGLSSPRIASASCSGGEAALMADLGQAAGVEFPVLDEHQESNLRKVLGSRVALANPLDYNTYIWGDEAALTACFTALCQGDIALGCVVIDFPRNDRFKAPDWDKVVRAVAATRIATGKPMALLSLLPEGIPENVAKQAIARGLLPLCGMGEAMAAIRAAATTTRHEDTPPPPLLVPRDGSPARIRVYSEAEAKSLLAQAGLHIPGSGRAHSPEKAATEAERIGFPVVLKGEGIAHKTEMGAVVLNLGSADAVRQAAEGMPATSFLVEQMISGGIAELLIGVTRDPAHGFVLTIGLGGILTELLADTVSLLLPVSEQDIRAALGRLRSGALLTGYRNRAAADLDAVIAAIMSVQDLVRRNADILYEIEINPLICLPEGAVAADALIRMGEVE, from the coding sequence ATGGCGGATCTGAACCGTCTCCTGTCGCCGCGCGCGGTCACGGTCATCGGCGGCGGGACATGGTGCGAGAATGTCATCCGGGAATGCCGCGGGCTCGGCTTTTCGGGCCCGATCTGGCCCATACATCCCACACGGGACGAGGTCGGCGGGCTGCCCGCCTATCCCGGCATTGATCGATTGCCCGGAACACCGGATGCCGCCTTTATCGGCGTCAACCGCGCCCTGACGGTGGAGATCGTGGGGCAATTGTCCGATCTCGGTTGTGGCGGGGCGGTCTGCTTTGCCGCCGGTTTCCGGGAAGCGGCGGCAGAGCTTGCCGATGGCGAAAGCCTGCAAGGGCAGCTTGTCGCCGCCGCCGCCGCAGGAATGCCGATCCTGGGGCCGAATTGCTATGGTTTCGTCAATGCGCTCGATGGGGTGGCGCTCTGGCCGGACATGCATGGGCTGCGGCTAGTCGAGCGAGGGGTGGCCGTGATCGGCCAGTCCTCCAACGTGCTCATCAACCTGACCATGCAGCGCCGCGGCCTGCCGCTGGCAGCGGTGATCGCTGCTGGTAACCAGGCACAGGTCTCGATGGCCGATGCCGGAATCGCCCTACTGGAAGATTCGCGGATCACCGCGCTCGGCCTGCATATCGAGGGGATCACCGATTTGCCGTCCTTCGAGGCGCTGGCCCGCCGGGCCCGGGAGCTCGACAAGCCGATCGTCGCCCTCAGGGTCGGCGCCTCGCAACAGGCGCAAGAGGCAGCGGTTTCGCATACCGCCTCTCTCACCGGCAGCGATGCCGGGGCGCGCGCGCTTCTGACGCGGCTTTCCATCGCGCAGGTGAACAGCGCGTCGGAACTGATCGAAACCTTGAAAATCCTCCATGTCACCGGTGGCCTTTCGTCGCCGCGCATCGCCTCGGCCTCCTGCTCGGGCGGCGAGGCCGCCTTGATGGCCGATCTCGGCCAGGCGGCGGGGGTGGAATTCCCGGTGCTGGACGAGCATCAGGAATCCAATTTACGCAAGGTTCTCGGGTCACGGGTCGCTCTGGCCAATCCGCTTGATTACAACACCTATATCTGGGGCGATGAGGCGGCGCTGACGGCCTGTTTCACCGCGCTCTGCCAAGGCGACATCGCGCTCGGCTGCGTGGTGATCGACTTCCCGCGCAATGACCGTTTCAAGGCCCCCGATTGGGACAAGGTTGTCCGCGCCGTGGCCGCGACGCGGATCGCGACGGGAAAACCGATGGCGCTGCTGTCGCTCTTGCCCGAAGGCATCCCCGAAAATGTGGCCAAGCAAGCCATCGCCCGAGGGCTGTTACCCCTGTGCGGCATGGGAGAGGCCATGGCCGCCATCCGTGCCGCCGCGACAACCACGCGACACGAGGATACTCCCCCGCCTCCGCTGCTGGTACCCCGCGACGGCAGCCCTGCCCGGATCCGCGTTTACAGCGAGGCCGAGGCGAAGTCCCTGCTGGCCCAGGCTGGCCTGCACATCCCCGGATCGGGTCGGGCCCATTCGCCCGAAAAAGCCGCAACCGAAGCCGAGCGGATCGGTTTTCCGGTGGTTCTGAAAGGCGAGGGCATCGCCCACAAGACCGAGATGGGGGCCGTCGTGCTGAACCTCGGGTCCGCCGATGCGGTGCGACAGGCCGCCGAGGGAATGCCCGCCACCAGTTTCCTCGTGGAGCAAATGATCTCGGGCGGCATCGCCGAGCTTCTGATCGGCGTCACCCGCGATCCGGCGCATGGTTTCGTCCTGACCATCGGCCTTGGCGGCATTCTGACGGAACTGCTCGCCGATACCGTCTCGCTGCTCTTGCCCGTGAGTGAACAGGATATCCGGGCCGCTCTTGGCCGGTTGCGCAGCGGTGCCCTGCTGACCGGCTATCGTAACCGGGCGGCGGCAGACCTGGATGCGGTGATCGCGGCCATCATGTCCGTGCAGGATCTGGTCCGTCGGAACGCGGATATCCTGTATGAAATAGAAATCAATCCGCTGATATGTCTGCCCGAAGGGGCCGTCGCCGCGGATGCCCTGATCCGAATGGGAGAGGTAGAATGA
- a CDS encoding invasion associated locus B family protein, producing the protein MSIKPSHTLLAALAVIAAPAFAQDAETPETDAPASDGTVQLPAEAEGAAAQAEELANEAEDAAAEAEAAIDDAAKAVTGAEEAPAEESAETEASESTEGEAAPDAAEAADDAATTEDAATADEATDEAAPADTTEAAETEEAAPTAEETAPTEGAPAGEEAAAEESGEPETGSYYAKSTHQDWTIRCIRAEEGTDPCELYQLLKDSEGNSVAEMTLIPLSNGDVAAGATMVAPLETDLTRGLSLSIDNGEMRGYPFSFCAPVGCVSRMGFTDGEVNELKRGAKATISLLPFGADPENPVNLDLSLAGFTAAFDEMSTLAAEAQAAARAQAEADEAPAE; encoded by the coding sequence ATGTCCATTAAACCTTCGCATACGCTTCTGGCAGCTTTGGCCGTCATCGCGGCCCCCGCCTTCGCGCAGGACGCGGAAACGCCCGAAACAGACGCACCCGCCAGCGACGGCACCGTCCAACTGCCCGCAGAGGCGGAAGGAGCTGCCGCCCAGGCCGAAGAGCTGGCAAATGAAGCCGAAGACGCGGCGGCAGAGGCCGAAGCGGCCATCGACGACGCCGCAAAAGCGGTAACAGGCGCCGAGGAAGCTCCGGCCGAAGAGAGCGCCGAAACCGAAGCCAGCGAATCGACCGAGGGTGAAGCGGCACCCGATGCCGCCGAGGCGGCCGACGACGCGGCGACCACGGAAGATGCTGCAACCGCAGACGAAGCCACGGACGAGGCTGCGCCCGCAGACACAACAGAGGCTGCCGAGACCGAGGAAGCCGCCCCGACTGCCGAAGAGACCGCACCCACAGAGGGCGCACCTGCAGGGGAAGAGGCCGCTGCGGAAGAATCGGGCGAACCGGAAACCGGCTCCTATTATGCAAAGTCCACACATCAGGACTGGACCATCCGCTGCATCAGGGCCGAAGAGGGAACCGATCCCTGCGAGCTGTATCAACTCCTGAAAGACAGCGAAGGCAACTCGGTCGCCGAAATGACCCTGATCCCGCTGAGCAACGGTGATGTGGCAGCCGGCGCCACCATGGTGGCGCCGCTGGAAACCGACCTGACCAGGGGCCTGAGCCTTTCGATCGACAACGGTGAAATGCGCGGTTATCCGTTCAGCTTCTGCGCCCCGGTCGGCTGCGTGTCCCGCATGGGCTTCACCGATGGCGAAGTGAACGAGTTGAAGCGCGGTGCCAAGGCCACCATCTCGCTCTTGCCTTTCGGCGCAGATCCCGAGAACCCGGTCAATCTGGACCTGTCGCTTGCTGGCTTCACCGCCGCATTCGACGAGATGTCCACCTTGGCCGCAGAGGCTCAAGCGGCTGCCAGGGCCCAGGCAGAAGCCGACGAAGCGCCTGCAGAATAA
- a CDS encoding carnitinyl-CoA dehydratase, protein MTSSNLKEERRGGVLEVTLNRPKANAIDAATSREMGEIFTRFRDDPELRVAIITGAGEKFFCPGWDLKAASAGENPDADYGKGGFGGLQELRGLNKPVIAAVNGICCGGGLELAISADIILAADHASFALPEIRSGTVADAASIKLPKRIPYHIAMEMLLTGRWLDAEEAARWGLINRIVPRGQLMDQARAMADELAAGPPLVFAALKEIVREAEDMKFQDVLNRINGSQFETVERLYRSEDQKEGARAFAEKRDPVWKGR, encoded by the coding sequence ATGACCAGCTCAAACCTGAAAGAGGAACGCCGTGGCGGGGTCCTGGAGGTCACCCTGAACCGGCCGAAGGCCAACGCCATCGACGCCGCGACCAGCCGAGAGATGGGAGAGATCTTCACCCGGTTCCGCGATGATCCGGAATTGCGGGTCGCGATCATCACCGGTGCCGGGGAGAAATTCTTCTGCCCCGGTTGGGACCTGAAGGCAGCCAGCGCAGGCGAAAATCCCGACGCGGATTACGGCAAGGGCGGTTTTGGCGGGCTTCAGGAACTGCGCGGCCTCAACAAGCCGGTCATCGCGGCCGTCAACGGCATCTGCTGTGGCGGTGGGCTTGAACTCGCGATCAGTGCCGACATCATCCTTGCCGCCGATCACGCCAGTTTCGCCCTGCCGGAAATCCGCTCGGGCACCGTGGCCGATGCGGCGTCGATCAAGCTGCCCAAGCGCATCCCCTATCACATCGCGATGGAGATGCTTCTGACCGGACGCTGGCTGGATGCCGAGGAAGCCGCGCGTTGGGGGCTGATCAACCGGATCGTGCCGCGTGGGCAGCTGATGGATCAGGCCCGCGCCATGGCGGATGAACTGGCCGCTGGCCCGCCCCTGGTCTTCGCCGCGCTGAAGGAAATCGTGCGCGAGGCCGAGGACATGAAGTTTCAGGATGTGCTGAACCGTATCAATGGCAGCCAGTTCGAGACGGTCGAGCGGCTCTACCGCTCCGAGGATCAGAAAGAGGGCGCCCGCGCCTTCGCAGAGAAACGCGACCCGGTCTGGAAGGGCCGATAA
- a CDS encoding carnitine 3-dehydrogenase, translating into MSRAAIIGGGVVGGGWAARFLLNGWDVALFDPNPETRRRIGEVLDNARRALPAIYDRAMPAEGRLEFCDSIAEAVSAAQWVQESVSERLSLKHAVYAEIAESLDEGCFIGSSTSGFKASELSACGVPVAVVHPFNPVYLLPLVEISGEAALCRQAAGVVTGLGMFPLILRKEIDAFIANRFQEAVWREALWMLKDGIATTGEIDDAIRMGIGLRWAQMGLFETYRIAGGEAGMAHYLSQFGPTLNWPWSRLTDVPELDDDLISTISTQSDEQSGALPVRELERLRDDNLVGILRSLRQRGSGAGRVILDHEAALAAGGEIDGLPVTARRAVPVTWTDYNGHMNEAAYLELGTGATDGLMKLVGADEAYIASGKSFFTVDSRIRYLDEVHRDEILTVTTQVISAIGKKMHLFHRMLKTDGSLAATIETLLLHTDLSTRRSCPPDPVVAEALAGLAKAHTSRSVEGCGGAVGDRG; encoded by the coding sequence ATGAGCCGCGCGGCCATCATCGGCGGCGGTGTGGTGGGCGGCGGATGGGCCGCCCGGTTTCTGCTGAACGGTTGGGACGTCGCGCTGTTCGACCCTAACCCCGAAACCCGGCGCCGGATCGGCGAGGTGCTGGACAATGCCCGCCGCGCCCTGCCCGCCATCTATGATCGCGCAATGCCCGCCGAAGGGCGGCTGGAGTTCTGCGACAGCATCGCCGAGGCGGTGTCCGCCGCGCAATGGGTGCAGGAAAGCGTGTCTGAACGCCTGTCCCTGAAACACGCGGTCTATGCGGAAATCGCGGAATCCCTCGATGAGGGATGCTTCATCGGCTCCTCGACATCGGGTTTCAAGGCCAGCGAGTTGTCGGCCTGTGGCGTGCCGGTGGCGGTGGTGCATCCGTTTAACCCGGTCTACCTGCTGCCATTGGTCGAGATCTCGGGCGAAGCCGCCCTTTGCAGGCAGGCGGCAGGGGTCGTGACCGGGCTTGGCATGTTTCCCCTGATCCTGCGCAAGGAAATCGACGCCTTCATCGCGAACCGCTTTCAGGAGGCGGTCTGGCGAGAGGCCTTGTGGATGCTGAAGGACGGCATCGCGACCACCGGGGAAATCGATGACGCGATCCGCATGGGCATCGGCCTTCGCTGGGCGCAGATGGGCCTGTTCGAGACCTATCGCATCGCCGGGGGCGAGGCCGGGATGGCTCATTACCTCTCGCAGTTCGGCCCAACACTGAACTGGCCATGGAGCAGGCTCACGGATGTGCCGGAACTGGACGACGACCTGATCTCTACCATCAGCACCCAATCCGACGAGCAATCCGGCGCCCTGCCGGTCCGCGAACTCGAACGGCTGCGCGATGACAATCTCGTCGGCATCCTCCGCAGCCTGCGTCAAAGGGGCAGCGGCGCGGGGCGGGTGATCCTCGATCATGAAGCGGCGCTTGCCGCAGGCGGCGAGATCGATGGCCTGCCCGTCACCGCACGGCGGGCCGTTCCCGTGACTTGGACCGACTATAACGGCCACATGAACGAAGCCGCCTATCTGGAGCTTGGCACGGGGGCGACGGACGGGTTGATGAAACTCGTCGGGGCGGACGAGGCCTATATCGCCTCGGGCAAAAGCTTTTTCACGGTGGACAGCCGCATCCGTTATCTGGACGAGGTGCATCGCGACGAGATCCTGACCGTCACCACGCAGGTGATCTCTGCTATCGGGAAAAAGATGCATCTTTTTCACCGGATGCTGAAAACCGATGGAAGCCTGGCGGCCACCATCGAAACCCTGCTTCTGCATACCGACCTGAGCACGCGCCGCAGTTGCCCGCCGGATCCCGTCGTGGCCGAAGCACTGGCAGGATTGGCAAAGGCTCATACGTCGCGATCTGTTGAAGGTTGCGGCGGCGCGGTCGGAGACCGAGGCTGA
- a CDS encoding beta-ketoacyl-[acyl-carrier-protein] synthase family protein: MRRVVITGAGTINALGHDVASTLGAFREGRCGITQLDFRDVDRLSIQIGAQIHDWQPESYFNRQQILLYDKFTQFTLLSAKQAVAQAGLNFQGKLGLRAGVVLGTAGGGLNTWDDNYRAVYEEGKNRVHPFVVPKLMNNAAASHVSMEFGLRGPSFTVATACASSNHAMGLAFQMIRSGAAQVMLTGGSEAMLCFGGVKAWEGLRVMSKDACRPFSANRNGMVQGEGAGVFVFEDYEAARSRGAEILAEVVGFAMSSDAQDIVMPSAQGAERAIRGALQDAGLNAEQIGYINAHGTGTAANDKTECAAVAHAFGHHADRLMMSSTKSMHGHLIGGTGAVELLACIMALRDGVIAPTIGYQEPDPECALDVVPNEAREAQIDAALSNAFAFGGLNAVIALQRV; encoded by the coding sequence CTGCGCCGGGTGGTCATCACCGGGGCCGGCACGATAAATGCGCTTGGCCATGATGTCGCATCTACGCTCGGCGCCTTCCGCGAGGGGCGCTGCGGGATCACCCAGCTGGACTTCCGCGATGTGGACCGGCTGTCGATCCAGATCGGCGCGCAGATCCATGACTGGCAGCCCGAGAGCTATTTCAACCGCCAGCAAATCCTGCTCTATGATAAATTCACCCAGTTCACGCTCCTGTCGGCCAAACAGGCGGTCGCGCAGGCGGGGCTGAATTTCCAGGGCAAGCTGGGGCTGCGCGCGGGCGTGGTTCTGGGGACTGCCGGGGGCGGGTTGAATACCTGGGACGACAATTACCGGGCCGTCTATGAAGAGGGCAAGAACCGCGTTCATCCCTTCGTTGTTCCCAAGCTGATGAACAATGCTGCCGCCAGCCATGTCTCGATGGAATTCGGACTGCGGGGACCCTCATTCACCGTCGCCACAGCCTGCGCCAGTTCGAATCACGCCATGGGGCTGGCCTTCCAGATGATCCGTTCGGGTGCCGCGCAGGTGATGCTGACCGGCGGGTCCGAGGCGATGCTGTGCTTTGGCGGGGTCAAGGCATGGGAGGGGCTGAGGGTCATGTCCAAGGACGCCTGCCGCCCGTTCAGCGCCAACCGCAACGGCATGGTGCAGGGCGAGGGGGCCGGGGTGTTCGTGTTCGAGGATTACGAGGCTGCACGCTCTCGCGGTGCGGAAATCCTGGCCGAGGTGGTTGGCTTCGCGATGTCCTCGGATGCGCAGGATATCGTCATGCCCTCGGCCCAGGGGGCAGAGCGCGCGATCCGTGGGGCCTTGCAGGATGCCGGACTGAATGCCGAGCAGATCGGTTATATCAATGCCCATGGCACTGGCACGGCTGCGAATGACAAGACCGAATGCGCCGCTGTCGCCCATGCCTTCGGCCATCATGCCGACCGGCTGATGATGTCTTCGACCAAGTCGATGCATGGTCACCTGATCGGAGGGACCGGCGCGGTAGAGCTGTTGGCCTGTATCATGGCGCTGCGCGACGGAGTCATTGCGCCGACCATCGGTTACCAGGAGCCCGATCCGGAATGTGCATTGGATGTGGTCCCGAACGAGGCGCGCGAGGCGCAGATCGATGCGGCATTGTCCAATGCCTTTGCCTTTGGCGGGCTGAACGCGGTGATCGCCCTGCAACGCGTCTGA
- a CDS encoding acyl-CoA dehydrogenase family protein: MRFGLDEQQEMIVSTVRSFVENEIYPHEALVEKTGEVPTEIAQEIKRKVIDLGFYASNFPESVGGPGLSHLEFALVERELGRGSMALTHFFGRPQNILMACKGDQVERYLMPAVRGERMDALAMTEPDAGSDVRGMKCTATRDGGDWVLNGSKHFISGADHADFFIVFVATGVDETPRGPKKRITCFLVDRDTPGFEVAKGYNSVSHRGYKNCILYFDNCRLSDAQVLGEVDTGFDVMNEWLYATRITVATMSVGRARRVFDHALHFAAEREQFGQPIAKFQGISFQVADMITEIDAADYLTLAAAWRLDQGLPANREIASAKLYASEMLARVTDATLQIHGGMGLMDELPIERFWRDARVERIWDGTSEIQRHIISRELFRPLGA, translated from the coding sequence CGAGGTTCCCACAGAGATCGCGCAGGAGATCAAGCGGAAGGTCATCGATCTCGGCTTCTATGCCTCGAACTTTCCCGAAAGCGTGGGCGGGCCGGGCCTGTCGCATCTCGAATTCGCGCTAGTGGAGCGGGAGTTAGGGCGCGGCTCGATGGCGCTGACGCATTTCTTCGGCCGTCCGCAGAACATCCTCATGGCCTGCAAGGGCGATCAGGTCGAACGCTACCTGATGCCCGCCGTCCGGGGCGAAAGGATGGACGCGCTGGCGATGACCGAGCCCGATGCCGGTTCGGATGTTCGGGGGATGAAATGCACCGCCACCCGCGATGGTGGCGATTGGGTCCTGAACGGATCGAAGCATTTCATTTCCGGCGCGGATCACGCGGATTTCTTCATCGTCTTCGTTGCAACCGGGGTCGATGAGACGCCCCGAGGTCCGAAAAAGCGGATCACCTGTTTTCTCGTCGATCGGGACACGCCGGGTTTCGAGGTCGCCAAGGGATACAACTCGGTCTCTCATCGCGGCTACAAGAACTGCATTCTCTATTTCGACAATTGCCGCTTGTCCGACGCCCAGGTTCTTGGCGAAGTGGATACCGGTTTCGACGTAATGAACGAGTGGCTCTATGCGACGCGGATCACCGTGGCGACCATGTCCGTGGGGCGCGCGCGCCGGGTTTTCGACCACGCCCTACATTTCGCGGCGGAGCGCGAGCAATTCGGCCAGCCGATTGCCAAGTTCCAAGGGATCAGCTTCCAGGTCGCCGACATGATCACCGAGATCGACGCGGCCGATTATCTGACCCTGGCGGCTGCATGGCGGCTGGATCAGGGTCTGCCCGCCAATCGTGAAATCGCCTCGGCCAAGCTTTACGCCTCCGAGATGCTGGCGCGGGTGACCGATGCCACATTGCAAATTCATGGCGGCATGGGGCTGATGGATGAATTGCCCATCGAACGGTTCTGGCGCGATGCCCGCGTCGAGCGGATCTGGGACGGAACATCCGAGATCCAGCGCCATATCATCAGCCGCGAACTCTTCCGGCCATTGGGGGCCTGA
- a CDS encoding 3-keto-5-aminohexanoate cleavage protein — protein MPLQMNRNVFLTAAITGAGATQDKSAHVPRSPKDIADSAIAAARAGAAIVHCHVRDPDTGAPSRKPEYYRELTDRIRSADVDVVLNLTAGIGGDMTFGDPETPLRLDEANTDMAGASERMIHIRECLPEICTLDCGSMNFGDGEYVMTNTTGMLRATGRMMTELGVKPEIEAFDTGHLWFARQLVEEGVLDSPALVQLCMGIPWGAPNDLNTFMAMVNNIPQGWHWSGFSLGRDQMPYVAATALAGGNVRVGLEDNLYLERGVLATNAQLVEKAVALLDKLGAKVMGPAETRELLGLTKQAPGSRDA, from the coding sequence ATGCCCCTGCAGATGAACCGGAATGTCTTTCTCACCGCGGCCATCACCGGTGCCGGTGCAACCCAGGACAAAAGCGCCCATGTCCCGCGTTCGCCCAAGGATATCGCCGACAGCGCCATTGCCGCCGCTCGGGCGGGCGCGGCAATCGTGCATTGCCATGTCCGCGATCCCGATACCGGCGCGCCGTCGCGCAAGCCCGAATATTACCGCGAACTGACGGACCGGATCCGCTCGGCAGATGTCGATGTGGTGCTGAACCTGACCGCCGGGATCGGCGGCGACATGACATTCGGCGATCCGGAAACCCCGCTGCGGCTGGACGAGGCGAATACCGACATGGCCGGTGCGAGCGAGCGGATGATCCATATCCGCGAATGCCTGCCCGAGATCTGCACGCTGGATTGCGGTTCGATGAATTTCGGCGATGGCGAATATGTCATGACCAACACGACGGGAATGCTGCGCGCCACCGGCCGGATGATGACCGAGCTGGGCGTGAAACCCGAGATCGAGGCATTCGATACCGGTCATCTCTGGTTCGCCCGGCAGCTCGTCGAGGAAGGCGTGCTCGATTCTCCCGCGCTGGTCCAGCTTTGCATGGGTATCCCGTGGGGCGCGCCGAATGACCTGAATACCTTCATGGCGATGGTGAACAACATACCGCAGGGCTGGCACTGGTCGGGTTTCAGCCTCGGCCGTGACCAGATGCCATATGTGGCCGCCACCGCCCTCGCCGGAGGAAATGTCCGCGTCGGGCTGGAGGACAACCTCTACCTGGAGCGCGGGGTTCTCGCGACCAATGCGCAACTGGTCGAGAAAGCCGTCGCGCTGCTGGATAAACTGGGAGCGAAGGTGATGGGACCGGCGGAAACCCGCGAGTTGCTGGGGCTGACGAAGCAGGCTCCGGGAAGCCGCGACGCATGA